From Haliotis asinina isolate JCU_RB_2024 chromosome 8, JCU_Hal_asi_v2, whole genome shotgun sequence, a single genomic window includes:
- the LOC137295083 gene encoding uncharacterized protein produces MHLPGMTVFMQALLLNTSNKPQTTRKTPHWPNTFSVQFSELQIKNGNFYSQNTGAWHYDYTKIQARFDHLKGQKNNFCRGQGLSDDNPQGPCHLIFSRDMSLYVHYPEAGTCCRLCGASEGCTVLRPDWLKGATSIGTEVISGTVCYGWTTPGAVANDTWFATKDNVPCLYHEVVGTVDHTLTFDMTTYTKSEPEDGIFKVPEYCFKDCPRPFPPPF; encoded by the coding sequence ATGCATTTACCAGGAATGACAGTCTTCATGCAAGCTCTGCTTCTCAACACGTCAAATAAACCCCAGACCACAAGAAAAACACCCCACTGGCCGAATACGTTCTCTGTCCAGTTTTCAGAACTACAAATAAAAAACGGAAATTTTTACTCACAGAATACAGGGGCTTGGCACTACGACTATACCAAAATACAAGCAAGATTCGATCATCTTAAAGGCCAGAAAAATAATTTTTGTCGTGGCCAGGGACTAAGTGATGACAATCCACAGGGTCCTTGTCATTTGATCTTCTCAAGGGACATGTCCCTGTATGTCCACTACCCAGAAGCGGGCACCTGTTGTCGACTGTGTGGAGCAAGTGAGGGATGTACTGTTCTCAGACCTGATTGGTTGAAGGGTGCAACTTCCATTGGCACCGAGGTGATATCTGGCACTGTCTGCTACGGTTGGACCACTCCCGGAGCTGTTGCCAACGATACGTGGTTCGCTACTAAAGACAATGTACCATGTCTGTATCATGAAGTTGTGGGCACTGTGGATCATACTCTCACCTTTGACATGACTACTTACACGAAAAGTGAACCTGAAGATGGCATATTCAAAGTACCCGAGTATTGCTTCAAAGATTGTCCCAGACCTTTCCCTCCACCTTTCTAA